From Macaca mulatta isolate MMU2019108-1 chromosome 1, T2T-MMU8v2.0, whole genome shotgun sequence, the proteins below share one genomic window:
- the ANGEL2 gene encoding protein angel homolog 2 isoform X4, with amino-acid sequence MEAWRCVRKGYGHCVVGRGRYPMFPHHSRSLGRDWTTPWENLQRCCWNRHISSCMRWPGHYYQAPYPYFSSRHFSLNWRPPCLFESRTQFQYCNWRPDNLSQTSLIHLSSYVMNAEGDEPSSKRRKHQGVIKRNWEYICSHDKEKTKILGDKNVDPKCEDSENKFDFSVMSYNILSQDLLEDNSHLYRHCRRPVLHWSFRFPNILKEIKHFDADVLCLQEVQEDHYGAEIRPSLESLGYHCEYKMRTGRKPDGCAICFKHSKFSLLSVNPVEFFRPDISLLDRDNVGLVLLLQPKIACAASPAICVANTHLLYNPRRGDIKLTQLAMLLAEISSVAHQKDGSFCPIVMCGDFNSVPGSPLYSFIKEGKLNYEGLPIGKVSGQEQSSRGQRILSIPIWPPNLGISQNCVYEVQQVPKVEKTDSDLTQTQLKQTEVLVTAEKLSSNLQHHFSLSSVYSHYFPDTGIPEVTTCHSRSAITVDYIFYSAEKEDVAGHPDTFSQRKPEDMH; translated from the exons ATGGAAGCCTGGCGCTGCGTGAGGAAGGGCTACGGCCACTGTGTGGTGGGAAGAGGCCG ataCCCCATGTTTCCCCATCACTCGAGGAGTCTGGGCAGAGACTGGACTACACCGTGGGAGAATCTACAAAGGTGTTGCTGGAACAGACATATTTCTAGTTGTATGAGGTGGCCTGGACATTACTATCAAGCTCCTTACCCATACTTCAGTAGTAGGCATTTTTCACTAAATTGGAGACCACCCTGTTTGTTTGAGTCTAGAACTCAGTTCCAGTACTGTAACTGGAGACCTGACAACCTGAGCCAGACATCTTTGATTCATCTCTCTAGTTACGTCATGAACGCTGAGGGAGATGAGCCTTCATCAAAACGAAGAAAACACCAAG GCGTGATAAAGCGGAATTGGGAATATATATGTAGCCATGATAAAGAAAAAACGAAGATCCTAGGAGACAAAAATGTTGATCCCAAATGTGAAGACAGTGAGAACAAGTTTGACTTTTCAGTGATGTCCTATAATATACTTTCACAAGATTTACTGGAAGATAACTCTCACCTTTATAGACATTGCCGGCGGCCAGTATTACACTGGAGTTTTAGGTTTCCCAAtattctgaaagaaattaaacactTTGATGCAGAC gtACTTTGTTTGCAAGAAGTTCAAGAAGATCATTATGGAGCAGAGATTAGGCCAAGTTTGGAATCACTGG GTTATCACTGTGAATATAAGATGCGGACAGGAAGGAAACCTGATGGCTGTGCTATTTGCTTCAAACATTCCAAATTTTCACTCTTGTCAGTGAACCCAGTGGAATTCTTCCGCCCTGATATTTCTCTGTTGGACAGAGACAATGTTGGATTAGTTTTACTCTTGCAGCCCAAAATTGCATGTGCTGCCTCTCCTGCGATCTGTGTAGCAAATACCCATCTGTTGTATAATCCAAGGCGAGGTGATATTAAGCTGACCCAATTGGCAATGCTACTGGCAGAGATTTCCAGTGTTGCCCACCAGAAAGATGGCAGCTTCTGCCCTATTGTTATGTGTGGTGACTTTAATTCTGTTCCTGGTTCTCCACTATATAGttttataaaggaaggaaaattGAATTATGAAGGACTTCCCATAGGAAAG GTATCTGGCCAGGAACAGTCTTCACGGGGACAAAGAATTTTATCTATTCCAATTTGGCCCCCAAACCTAGGTATCTCACAGAACTGTGTGTATGAGGTACAGCAGGTACCAAAAGTAGAAAAGACAG ACAGTGATCTGACACAAACACAACTGAAGCAAACAGAGGTCCTAGTGACAGCTGAAAA aTTATCTTCAAATTTACAGCACCATTTCAGCTTGTCATCTGTTTATTCACATTACTTTCCTGACACTGGAATTCCAGAAGTGACCACTTGTCATTCCCGAAGTGCCATAACTGTGGATTATATTTTCTACTCTGCAGAAAAGGAAGATGTTGCTGGGCACCCAG ACACCTTCAGTCAAAGAAAGCCAGAAGACATGCACTGA
- the ANGEL2 gene encoding protein angel homolog 2 isoform X2, whose amino-acid sequence MFPHHSRSLGRDWTTPWENLQRCCWNRHISSCMRWPGHYYQAPYPYFSSRHFSLNWRPPCLFESRTQFQYCNWRPDNLSQTSLIHLSSYVMNAEGDEPSSKRRKHQGVIKRNWEYICSHDKEKTKILGDKNVDPKCEDSENKFDFSVMSYNILSQDLLEDNSHLYRHCRRPVLHWSFRFPNILKEIKHFDADVLCLQEVQEDHYGAEIRPSLESLGYHCEYKMRTGRKPDGCAICFKHSKFSLLSVNPVEFFRPDISLLDRDNVGLVLLLQPKIACAASPAICVANTHLLYNPRRGDIKLTQLAMLLAEISSVAHQKDGSFCPIVMCGDFNSVPGSPLYSFIKEGKLNYEGLPIGKVSGQEQSSRGQRILSIPIWPPNLGISQNCVYEVQQVPKVEKTDSDLTQTQLKQTEVLVTAEKLSSNLQHHFSLSSVYSHYFPDTGIPEVTTCHSRSAITVDYIFYSAEKEDVAGHPGAEVALVGGLKLLARLSLLTEQDLWTVNGLPNENNSSDHLPLLAKFRLEL is encoded by the exons ATGTTTCCCCATCACTCGAGGAGTCTGGGCAGAGACTGGACTACACCGTGGGAGAATCTACAAAGGTGTTGCTGGAACAGACATATTTCTAGTTGTATGAGGTGGCCTGGACATTACTATCAAGCTCCTTACCCATACTTCAGTAGTAGGCATTTTTCACTAAATTGGAGACCACCCTGTTTGTTTGAGTCTAGAACTCAGTTCCAGTACTGTAACTGGAGACCTGACAACCTGAGCCAGACATCTTTGATTCATCTCTCTAGTTACGTCATGAACGCTGAGGGAGATGAGCCTTCATCAAAACGAAGAAAACACCAAG GCGTGATAAAGCGGAATTGGGAATATATATGTAGCCATGATAAAGAAAAAACGAAGATCCTAGGAGACAAAAATGTTGATCCCAAATGTGAAGACAGTGAGAACAAGTTTGACTTTTCAGTGATGTCCTATAATATACTTTCACAAGATTTACTGGAAGATAACTCTCACCTTTATAGACATTGCCGGCGGCCAGTATTACACTGGAGTTTTAGGTTTCCCAAtattctgaaagaaattaaacactTTGATGCAGAC gtACTTTGTTTGCAAGAAGTTCAAGAAGATCATTATGGAGCAGAGATTAGGCCAAGTTTGGAATCACTGG GTTATCACTGTGAATATAAGATGCGGACAGGAAGGAAACCTGATGGCTGTGCTATTTGCTTCAAACATTCCAAATTTTCACTCTTGTCAGTGAACCCAGTGGAATTCTTCCGCCCTGATATTTCTCTGTTGGACAGAGACAATGTTGGATTAGTTTTACTCTTGCAGCCCAAAATTGCATGTGCTGCCTCTCCTGCGATCTGTGTAGCAAATACCCATCTGTTGTATAATCCAAGGCGAGGTGATATTAAGCTGACCCAATTGGCAATGCTACTGGCAGAGATTTCCAGTGTTGCCCACCAGAAAGATGGCAGCTTCTGCCCTATTGTTATGTGTGGTGACTTTAATTCTGTTCCTGGTTCTCCACTATATAGttttataaaggaaggaaaattGAATTATGAAGGACTTCCCATAGGAAAG GTATCTGGCCAGGAACAGTCTTCACGGGGACAAAGAATTTTATCTATTCCAATTTGGCCCCCAAACCTAGGTATCTCACAGAACTGTGTGTATGAGGTACAGCAGGTACCAAAAGTAGAAAAGACAG ACAGTGATCTGACACAAACACAACTGAAGCAAACAGAGGTCCTAGTGACAGCTGAAAA aTTATCTTCAAATTTACAGCACCATTTCAGCTTGTCATCTGTTTATTCACATTACTTTCCTGACACTGGAATTCCAGAAGTGACCACTTGTCATTCCCGAAGTGCCATAACTGTGGATTATATTTTCTACTCTGCAGAAAAGGAAGATGTTGCTGGGCACCCAG GAGCTGAAGTTGCTTTGGTTGGTGGCTTGAAACTTCTAGCTAGACTGTCACTTCTTACAGAACAAGACTTATGGACTGTTAATGGACTTCCAAATGAAAATAACTCTTCAGATCATCTGCCTTTATTGGCAAAGTTCAGACTTGAGCTCTGA
- the ANGEL2 gene encoding protein angel homolog 2 isoform X6, translating to MSYNILSQDLLEDNSHLYRHCRRPVLHWSFRFPNILKEIKHFDADVLCLQEVQEDHYGAEIRPSLESLGYHCEYKMRTGRKPDGCAICFKHSKFSLLSVNPVEFFRPDISLLDRDNVGLVLLLQPKIACAASPAICVANTHLLYNPRRGDIKLTQLAMLLAEISSVAHQKDGSFCPIVMCGDFNSVPGSPLYSFIKEGKLNYEGLPIGKVSGQEQSSRGQRILSIPIWPPNLGISQNCVYEVQQVPKVEKTDSDLTQTQLKQTEVLVTAEKLSSNLQHHFSLSSVYSHYFPDTGIPEVTTCHSRSAITVDYIFYSAEKEDVAGHPGAEVALVGGLKLLARLSLLTEQDLWTVNGLPNENNSSDHLPLLAKFRLEL from the exons ATGTCCTATAATATACTTTCACAAGATTTACTGGAAGATAACTCTCACCTTTATAGACATTGCCGGCGGCCAGTATTACACTGGAGTTTTAGGTTTCCCAAtattctgaaagaaattaaacactTTGATGCAGAC gtACTTTGTTTGCAAGAAGTTCAAGAAGATCATTATGGAGCAGAGATTAGGCCAAGTTTGGAATCACTGG GTTATCACTGTGAATATAAGATGCGGACAGGAAGGAAACCTGATGGCTGTGCTATTTGCTTCAAACATTCCAAATTTTCACTCTTGTCAGTGAACCCAGTGGAATTCTTCCGCCCTGATATTTCTCTGTTGGACAGAGACAATGTTGGATTAGTTTTACTCTTGCAGCCCAAAATTGCATGTGCTGCCTCTCCTGCGATCTGTGTAGCAAATACCCATCTGTTGTATAATCCAAGGCGAGGTGATATTAAGCTGACCCAATTGGCAATGCTACTGGCAGAGATTTCCAGTGTTGCCCACCAGAAAGATGGCAGCTTCTGCCCTATTGTTATGTGTGGTGACTTTAATTCTGTTCCTGGTTCTCCACTATATAGttttataaaggaaggaaaattGAATTATGAAGGACTTCCCATAGGAAAG GTATCTGGCCAGGAACAGTCTTCACGGGGACAAAGAATTTTATCTATTCCAATTTGGCCCCCAAACCTAGGTATCTCACAGAACTGTGTGTATGAGGTACAGCAGGTACCAAAAGTAGAAAAGACAG ACAGTGATCTGACACAAACACAACTGAAGCAAACAGAGGTCCTAGTGACAGCTGAAAA aTTATCTTCAAATTTACAGCACCATTTCAGCTTGTCATCTGTTTATTCACATTACTTTCCTGACACTGGAATTCCAGAAGTGACCACTTGTCATTCCCGAAGTGCCATAACTGTGGATTATATTTTCTACTCTGCAGAAAAGGAAGATGTTGCTGGGCACCCAG GAGCTGAAGTTGCTTTGGTTGGTGGCTTGAAACTTCTAGCTAGACTGTCACTTCTTACAGAACAAGACTTATGGACTGTTAATGGACTTCCAAATGAAAATAACTCTTCAGATCATCTGCCTTTATTGGCAAAGTTCAGACTTGAGCTCTGA
- the ANGEL2 gene encoding protein angel homolog 2 isoform X1 yields MEAWRCVRKGYGHCVVGRGRYPMFPHHSRSLGRDWTTPWENLQRCCWNRHISSCMRWPGHYYQAPYPYFSSRHFSLNWRPPCLFESRTQFQYCNWRPDNLSQTSLIHLSSYVMNAEGDEPSSKRRKHQGVIKRNWEYICSHDKEKTKILGDKNVDPKCEDSENKFDFSVMSYNILSQDLLEDNSHLYRHCRRPVLHWSFRFPNILKEIKHFDADVLCLQEVQEDHYGAEIRPSLESLGYHCEYKMRTGRKPDGCAICFKHSKFSLLSVNPVEFFRPDISLLDRDNVGLVLLLQPKIACAASPAICVANTHLLYNPRRGDIKLTQLAMLLAEISSVAHQKDGSFCPIVMCGDFNSVPGSPLYSFIKEGKLNYEGLPIGKVSGQEQSSRGQRILSIPIWPPNLGISQNCVYEVQQVPKVEKTDSDLTQTQLKQTEVLVTAEKLSSNLQHHFSLSSVYSHYFPDTGIPEVTTCHSRSAITVDYIFYSAEKEDVAGHPGAEVALVGGLKLLARLSLLTEQDLWTVNGLPNENNSSDHLPLLAKFRLEL; encoded by the exons ATGGAAGCCTGGCGCTGCGTGAGGAAGGGCTACGGCCACTGTGTGGTGGGAAGAGGCCG ataCCCCATGTTTCCCCATCACTCGAGGAGTCTGGGCAGAGACTGGACTACACCGTGGGAGAATCTACAAAGGTGTTGCTGGAACAGACATATTTCTAGTTGTATGAGGTGGCCTGGACATTACTATCAAGCTCCTTACCCATACTTCAGTAGTAGGCATTTTTCACTAAATTGGAGACCACCCTGTTTGTTTGAGTCTAGAACTCAGTTCCAGTACTGTAACTGGAGACCTGACAACCTGAGCCAGACATCTTTGATTCATCTCTCTAGTTACGTCATGAACGCTGAGGGAGATGAGCCTTCATCAAAACGAAGAAAACACCAAG GCGTGATAAAGCGGAATTGGGAATATATATGTAGCCATGATAAAGAAAAAACGAAGATCCTAGGAGACAAAAATGTTGATCCCAAATGTGAAGACAGTGAGAACAAGTTTGACTTTTCAGTGATGTCCTATAATATACTTTCACAAGATTTACTGGAAGATAACTCTCACCTTTATAGACATTGCCGGCGGCCAGTATTACACTGGAGTTTTAGGTTTCCCAAtattctgaaagaaattaaacactTTGATGCAGAC gtACTTTGTTTGCAAGAAGTTCAAGAAGATCATTATGGAGCAGAGATTAGGCCAAGTTTGGAATCACTGG GTTATCACTGTGAATATAAGATGCGGACAGGAAGGAAACCTGATGGCTGTGCTATTTGCTTCAAACATTCCAAATTTTCACTCTTGTCAGTGAACCCAGTGGAATTCTTCCGCCCTGATATTTCTCTGTTGGACAGAGACAATGTTGGATTAGTTTTACTCTTGCAGCCCAAAATTGCATGTGCTGCCTCTCCTGCGATCTGTGTAGCAAATACCCATCTGTTGTATAATCCAAGGCGAGGTGATATTAAGCTGACCCAATTGGCAATGCTACTGGCAGAGATTTCCAGTGTTGCCCACCAGAAAGATGGCAGCTTCTGCCCTATTGTTATGTGTGGTGACTTTAATTCTGTTCCTGGTTCTCCACTATATAGttttataaaggaaggaaaattGAATTATGAAGGACTTCCCATAGGAAAG GTATCTGGCCAGGAACAGTCTTCACGGGGACAAAGAATTTTATCTATTCCAATTTGGCCCCCAAACCTAGGTATCTCACAGAACTGTGTGTATGAGGTACAGCAGGTACCAAAAGTAGAAAAGACAG ACAGTGATCTGACACAAACACAACTGAAGCAAACAGAGGTCCTAGTGACAGCTGAAAA aTTATCTTCAAATTTACAGCACCATTTCAGCTTGTCATCTGTTTATTCACATTACTTTCCTGACACTGGAATTCCAGAAGTGACCACTTGTCATTCCCGAAGTGCCATAACTGTGGATTATATTTTCTACTCTGCAGAAAAGGAAGATGTTGCTGGGCACCCAG GAGCTGAAGTTGCTTTGGTTGGTGGCTTGAAACTTCTAGCTAGACTGTCACTTCTTACAGAACAAGACTTATGGACTGTTAATGGACTTCCAAATGAAAATAACTCTTCAGATCATCTGCCTTTATTGGCAAAGTTCAGACTTGAGCTCTGA
- the ANGEL2 gene encoding protein angel homolog 2 isoform X5 has product MFPHHSRSLGRDWTTPWENLQRCCWNRHISSCMRWPGHYYQAPYPYFSSRHFSLNWRPPCLFESRTQFQYCNWRPDNLSQTSLIHLSSYVMNAEGDEPSSKRRKHQGVIKRNWEYICSHDKEKTKILGDKNVDPKCEDSENKFDFSVMSYNILSQDLLEDNSHLYRHCRRPVLHWSFRFPNILKEIKHFDADVLCLQEVQEDHYGAEIRPSLESLGYHCEYKMRTGRKPDGCAICFKHSKFSLLSVNPVEFFRPDISLLDRDNVGLVLLLQPKIACAASPAICVANTHLLYNPRRGDIKLTQLAMLLAEISSVAHQKDGSFCPIVMCGDFNSVPGSPLYSFIKEGKLNYEGLPIGKVSGQEQSSRGQRILSIPIWPPNLGISQNCVYEVQQVPKVEKTDSDLTQTQLKQTEVLVTAEKLSSNLQHHFSLSSVYSHYFPDTGIPEVTTCHSRSAITVDYIFYSAEKEDVAGHPGEGLRLKQMVHVKVWSPDQQDQHH; this is encoded by the exons ATGTTTCCCCATCACTCGAGGAGTCTGGGCAGAGACTGGACTACACCGTGGGAGAATCTACAAAGGTGTTGCTGGAACAGACATATTTCTAGTTGTATGAGGTGGCCTGGACATTACTATCAAGCTCCTTACCCATACTTCAGTAGTAGGCATTTTTCACTAAATTGGAGACCACCCTGTTTGTTTGAGTCTAGAACTCAGTTCCAGTACTGTAACTGGAGACCTGACAACCTGAGCCAGACATCTTTGATTCATCTCTCTAGTTACGTCATGAACGCTGAGGGAGATGAGCCTTCATCAAAACGAAGAAAACACCAAG GCGTGATAAAGCGGAATTGGGAATATATATGTAGCCATGATAAAGAAAAAACGAAGATCCTAGGAGACAAAAATGTTGATCCCAAATGTGAAGACAGTGAGAACAAGTTTGACTTTTCAGTGATGTCCTATAATATACTTTCACAAGATTTACTGGAAGATAACTCTCACCTTTATAGACATTGCCGGCGGCCAGTATTACACTGGAGTTTTAGGTTTCCCAAtattctgaaagaaattaaacactTTGATGCAGAC gtACTTTGTTTGCAAGAAGTTCAAGAAGATCATTATGGAGCAGAGATTAGGCCAAGTTTGGAATCACTGG GTTATCACTGTGAATATAAGATGCGGACAGGAAGGAAACCTGATGGCTGTGCTATTTGCTTCAAACATTCCAAATTTTCACTCTTGTCAGTGAACCCAGTGGAATTCTTCCGCCCTGATATTTCTCTGTTGGACAGAGACAATGTTGGATTAGTTTTACTCTTGCAGCCCAAAATTGCATGTGCTGCCTCTCCTGCGATCTGTGTAGCAAATACCCATCTGTTGTATAATCCAAGGCGAGGTGATATTAAGCTGACCCAATTGGCAATGCTACTGGCAGAGATTTCCAGTGTTGCCCACCAGAAAGATGGCAGCTTCTGCCCTATTGTTATGTGTGGTGACTTTAATTCTGTTCCTGGTTCTCCACTATATAGttttataaaggaaggaaaattGAATTATGAAGGACTTCCCATAGGAAAG GTATCTGGCCAGGAACAGTCTTCACGGGGACAAAGAATTTTATCTATTCCAATTTGGCCCCCAAACCTAGGTATCTCACAGAACTGTGTGTATGAGGTACAGCAGGTACCAAAAGTAGAAAAGACAG ACAGTGATCTGACACAAACACAACTGAAGCAAACAGAGGTCCTAGTGACAGCTGAAAA aTTATCTTCAAATTTACAGCACCATTTCAGCTTGTCATCTGTTTATTCACATTACTTTCCTGACACTGGAATTCCAGAAGTGACCACTTGTCATTCCCGAAGTGCCATAACTGTGGATTATATTTTCTACTCTGCAGAAAAGGAAGATGTTGCTGGGCACCCAG
- the ANGEL2 gene encoding protein angel homolog 2 isoform X3 — MEAWRCVRKGYGHCVVGRGRYPMFPHHSRSLGRDWTTPWENLQRCCWNRHISSCMRWPGHYYQAPYPYFSSRHFSLNWRPPCLFESRTQFQYCNWRPDNLSQTSLIHLSSYVMNAEGDEPSSKRRKHQGVIKRNWEYICSHDKEKTKILGDKNVDPKCEDSENKFDFSVMSYNILSQDLLEDNSHLYRHCRRPVLHWSFRFPNILKEIKHFDADVLCLQEVQEDHYGAEIRPSLESLGYHCEYKMRTGRKPDGCAICFKHSKFSLLSVNPVEFFRPDISLLDRDNVGLVLLLQPKIACAASPAICVANTHLLYNPRRGDIKLTQLAMLLAEISSVAHQKDGSFCPIVMCGDFNSVPGSPLYSFIKEGKLNYEGLPIGKVSGQEQSSRGQRILSIPIWPPNLGISQNCVYEVQQVPKVEKTDSDLTQTQLKQTEVLVTAEKLSSNLQHHFSLSSVYSHYFPDTGIPEVTTCHSRSAITVDYIFYSAEKEDVAGHPGEGLRLKQMVHVKVWSPDQQDQHH, encoded by the exons ATGGAAGCCTGGCGCTGCGTGAGGAAGGGCTACGGCCACTGTGTGGTGGGAAGAGGCCG ataCCCCATGTTTCCCCATCACTCGAGGAGTCTGGGCAGAGACTGGACTACACCGTGGGAGAATCTACAAAGGTGTTGCTGGAACAGACATATTTCTAGTTGTATGAGGTGGCCTGGACATTACTATCAAGCTCCTTACCCATACTTCAGTAGTAGGCATTTTTCACTAAATTGGAGACCACCCTGTTTGTTTGAGTCTAGAACTCAGTTCCAGTACTGTAACTGGAGACCTGACAACCTGAGCCAGACATCTTTGATTCATCTCTCTAGTTACGTCATGAACGCTGAGGGAGATGAGCCTTCATCAAAACGAAGAAAACACCAAG GCGTGATAAAGCGGAATTGGGAATATATATGTAGCCATGATAAAGAAAAAACGAAGATCCTAGGAGACAAAAATGTTGATCCCAAATGTGAAGACAGTGAGAACAAGTTTGACTTTTCAGTGATGTCCTATAATATACTTTCACAAGATTTACTGGAAGATAACTCTCACCTTTATAGACATTGCCGGCGGCCAGTATTACACTGGAGTTTTAGGTTTCCCAAtattctgaaagaaattaaacactTTGATGCAGAC gtACTTTGTTTGCAAGAAGTTCAAGAAGATCATTATGGAGCAGAGATTAGGCCAAGTTTGGAATCACTGG GTTATCACTGTGAATATAAGATGCGGACAGGAAGGAAACCTGATGGCTGTGCTATTTGCTTCAAACATTCCAAATTTTCACTCTTGTCAGTGAACCCAGTGGAATTCTTCCGCCCTGATATTTCTCTGTTGGACAGAGACAATGTTGGATTAGTTTTACTCTTGCAGCCCAAAATTGCATGTGCTGCCTCTCCTGCGATCTGTGTAGCAAATACCCATCTGTTGTATAATCCAAGGCGAGGTGATATTAAGCTGACCCAATTGGCAATGCTACTGGCAGAGATTTCCAGTGTTGCCCACCAGAAAGATGGCAGCTTCTGCCCTATTGTTATGTGTGGTGACTTTAATTCTGTTCCTGGTTCTCCACTATATAGttttataaaggaaggaaaattGAATTATGAAGGACTTCCCATAGGAAAG GTATCTGGCCAGGAACAGTCTTCACGGGGACAAAGAATTTTATCTATTCCAATTTGGCCCCCAAACCTAGGTATCTCACAGAACTGTGTGTATGAGGTACAGCAGGTACCAAAAGTAGAAAAGACAG ACAGTGATCTGACACAAACACAACTGAAGCAAACAGAGGTCCTAGTGACAGCTGAAAA aTTATCTTCAAATTTACAGCACCATTTCAGCTTGTCATCTGTTTATTCACATTACTTTCCTGACACTGGAATTCCAGAAGTGACCACTTGTCATTCCCGAAGTGCCATAACTGTGGATTATATTTTCTACTCTGCAGAAAAGGAAGATGTTGCTGGGCACCCAG